A stretch of Gorilla gorilla gorilla isolate KB3781 chromosome 9, NHGRI_mGorGor1-v2.1_pri, whole genome shotgun sequence DNA encodes these proteins:
- the MARK2 gene encoding serine/threonine-protein kinase MARK2 isoform X13 produces the protein MIRGRNSATSADEQPHIGNYRLLKTIGKGNFAKVKLARHILTGKEVAVKIIDKTQLNSSSLQKLFREVRIMKVLNHPNIVKLFEVIETEKTLYLVMEYASGGEVFDYLVAHGRMKEKEARAKFRQIVSAVQYCHQKFIVHRDLKAENLLLDADMNIKIADFGFSNEFTFGNKLDTFCGSPPYAAPELFQGKKYDGPEVDVWSLGVILYTLVSGSLPFDGQNLKELRERVLRGKYRIPFYMSTDCENLLKKFLILNPSKRGTLEQIMKDRWMNVGHEDDELKPYVEPLPDYKDPRRTELMVSMGYTREEIQDSLVGQRYNEVMATYLLLGYKSSELEGDTITLKPRPSADLTNSSAPSPSHKVQRSVSANPKQRRFSDQAAGPAIPTSNSYSKKTQSNNAENKRPEEDRESGRKASSTAKVPASPLPGLERKKTTPTPSTNSVLSTSTNRSRNSPLLERASLGQASIQNGKDSLTMPGSRASTASASAAVSAARPRQHQKSMSASVHPNKASGLPPTESNCEVPRPSTAPQRVPVASPSAHNISSSGGAPDRTNFPRGVSSRSTFHAGQLRQVRDQQNLPYGVTPASPSGHSQGRRGASGSIFSKFTSKFVRRNLSFRFARRNLNEPESKDRVETLRPHVVGSGGNDKEKEEFREAKPRSLRFTWSMKTTSSMEPNEMMREIRKVLDANSCQSELHEKYMLLCMHGTPGHEDFVQWEMEVCKLPRLSLNGVRFKRISGTSMAFKNIASKIANELKL, from the exons ATGATTCGGGGCCGCAACTCAGCCACCTCTGCTGATGAGCAGCCCCACATTGGAAACTACCGGCTCCTCAAGACCATTGGCAAGGGTAATTTTGCCAAGGTGAAGTTGGCCCGACACATCCTGACTGGGAAAGAG GTAGCTGTGAAGATCATTGACAAGACTCAACTGAactcctccagcctccagaaa CTATTCCGCGAAGTAAGAATAATGAAGGTTTTGAATCATCCCAACATAG TTAAATTATTTGAAGTGATTGAGACTGAGAAAACGCTCTACCTTGTCATGGAGTACGCTAGTGGCG GAGAGGTATTTGATTACCTAGTGGCTCATGGcaggatgaaagaaaaagaggctcGAGCCAAATTCCGCCAG atAGTGTCTGCTGTGCAGTACTGTCACCAGAAGTTTATTGTTCATAGAGACTTAAAG GCAGAAAACCTGCTCTTGGATGCTGATATGAACATCAAGATTGCAGACTTTGGCTTCAGCAATGAATTCACCTTTGGGAACAAGCTGGACACCTTCTGTGGCAGTCCCCCTTATGCTGCTCCAGAACTCTTCCAGGGCAAAAAATATGATGGACCCGAGGTGGATGTGTGGAGCCTAGGAGTTATCCTCTATACACTGGTCAGCGGATCCCTGCCTTTTGATGGACAGAACCTCAAG GAGCTGCGGGAACGGGTACTGAGGGGAAAATACCGTATTCCATTCTACATGTCCACGGACTGTGAAAACCTGCTTAAGAAATTTCTCATTCTTAATCCCAGCAAGAGAGGCACTTTAGAG CAAATCATGAAAGATCGATGGATGAATGTGGGTCACGAAGATGATGAACTAAAGCCTTATGTGGAGCCACTCCCTGACTACAAGGACCCCCGGCGGACAG AGCTGATGGTGTCCATGGGTTATACACGGGAAGAGATCCAGGACTCGCTGGTGGGCCAGAGATACAACGAGGTGATGGCCACCTATCtgctcctgggctacaagagcTCCGAG ctGGAAGGCGACACCATCACCCTGAAACCCCGGCCTTCAGCTGATCTGACCAATAGCAGCGCCCCATCCCCATCCCACAAGGTACAGCGCAGCGTGTCGGCCAATCCCAAGCAGCGGCGCTTCAGCGACCAGG CAGCTGGTCCTGCCATTCCCACCTCTAATTCTTACTCTAAGAAGACTCAGAGTAACAACGCAGAAAATAAGCGGCCTGAGGAGGACCGGGAGTCAGGGCGGAAAGCCAGCAGCACAGCCAAGGTGCCTGCCAGCCCCCTGCCCGGTCTGGAGAGGAAGAAGACCACCCCAACCCCCTCCACG AACAGCGTCCTCTCCACCAGCACAAATCGAAGCAGGAATTCCCCACTTTTGGAGCGGGCCAGCCTCGGCCAGGCCTCCATCCAGAATGGTAAAGACAG CCTAACCATGCCAGGGTCCCGGGCCTCCACGGCTTCTGCTTCTGCCGCAGTCTCTGCGGCCCGGCCCCGCCAGCACCAGAAATCCATGTCGGCCTCCGTGCACCCCAACAAGGCCTCTGGGCTGCCCCCCACGGAGAGTAACTGTGAGGTGCCGCGGCCCAG CACAGCCCCCCAGCGTGTCCCTGTTGCCTCCCCATCCGCCCACAACATCAGCAGCAGTGGTGGAGCCCCAGACCGAACTAATTTCCCCCGGGGTGTGTCCAGCCGAAGCACCTTCCATGCTGGGCAGCTCCGACAGGTGCGGGACCAGCAGAATTTGCCCTACGGTGTGACCCCAGCCTCTCCCTCTGGCCACAGCCAGGGCCGGCGGGGGGCCTCTGGGAGCATCTTCAGCAAGTTCACCTCCAAGTTTGTACGCAG aaatctgtCTTTCAGGTTTGCCAGAAG gaacctgaaTGAACCTGAAAGCAAAGACCGAGTGGAGACGCTCAG ACCTCACGTGGTGGGCAGTGGCGGCAAcgacaaagaaaaggaagaatttcGGGAGGCCAAGCCTCGCTCCCTCCGCTTCACGTGGAGTATGAAGACCACGAGCTCCATGGAGCCCAACGAGATGATGCGGGAGATCCGCAAGGTGCTGGACGCGAACAGCTGCCAGAGCGAGCTGCATGAGAAGTACATGCTGCTGTGCATGCACGGCACGCCGGGCCACGAGGACTTCGTGCAGTGGGAGATGGAGGTGTGCAAACTGCCGCGGCTCTCTCTCAACGGGGTTCGATTTAAGCGGATATCGGGCACCTCCATGGCCTTCAAAAACATTGCCTCCAAAATAGCCAACGAGCTGAAGCTTTAA